The Solidesulfovibrio fructosivorans JJ] genomic interval CGAACGGCGTTTCGCACCCTCCTGTCCGAACACGAGCTGCTCCACGAGGGCCTGCTGCACCATTTCGACGGCTTTCCGCCGGGCGGCCAGCCCATGGCCATCCTGTCCGCCGTGATCAATTCGCTCGGCAACTACCACCCGGAACTGCTCGAGATCCAGAACATGGACACCTTCACCAAGGCCGTGGCCAAGCTCGTGAGCAAGGTGCGCACCATCGCCGCCTTCAGCTACCGCAAATCCCTGGGTCTGCCGTTCATGTATCCGGACCCGAATCTCAGCTATTGCCGCAACTTCCTGCACATGATGTTCTCCATGCCCAACCGCGACTTCGAGCCCACGCCCCAGGCCGTGTCCGCCCTGTCGCTGTTTTTGGTGGTCCACGCCGATCACGAGCAGAACTGCTCCTGCTCGACCGTGCGCATGGTCGGCTCCACCCAGGCCAACCTTTTCGCCAGCGTGTCCTCGGGCATCTGCGCCCTGTGGGGCAGGCTCCACGGCGGGGCCAACGCCGCAGTCATCGAAATGCTCGAGCAGATTCTCTCCGGTCGCCACAGGGTCAAATCGTATCTGGACATGGTCAAGCGCAAGGAACGCCGGCTCATGGGCTTCGGCCACCGGGTCTACAAGAATTTCGATCCCCGGGCCCGGGTGCTCAAAAAGGCCGCCCACGAACTGGTCATGCAGTCCGGCGGAAACGACCCGCTCATGGACATCGCCCGGGAGCTGGAGGAGACGGCGCTCTCCGACGACTACTTCAAGAGCCGCAAGCTCTACCCCAACGTGGACTTCTATTCCGGCATCATCCTGCGGGCGCTCGGCATCCCGGTCAACATGTTCCCGGTCATGTTCGCCATCGGCCGCATGCCCGGCTGGATCGCCCACTGGCGCGAGGAAAACCGCGACCCCACCACCCGCATCCACCGGCCGCGGCAGATCTACATCGGCCCGCCGCGCCGGCCCTACGTGCCGCTCGATCAGCGGTAGCCGGAGGGGCGTTGCCCCTCTGGACCTCCCCGACAGGAGGGGCTCCGCTCCTGCCAACCCCCGTTCCTGGAGCCCGCGAGGGGATTCCCCCCGGGGTTCCTTTGAAGGGGGAGAGGGACAAGGTCTGGGGCTTTGCTGGGGCGGCGTGATCGAAAGAGGGGAACAAGATGATCGACGTATCGCTCGAAAAGGTGGCCATGGCCCTGGGATTGGGCATTGTGCTGGCCATGGTCATGGGCTTTGTCCT includes:
- a CDS encoding citrate synthase is translated as MRERKTATLAYGDTTLELPVVVGSEGEVGIDVTSLEKDAGLLTFDPGYANTGSCQSGITFVDGEKGILRYRGIPIEQLAEKSSFIETAMLLIFGKLPTAEERTAFRTLLSEHELLHEGLLHHFDGFPPGGQPMAILSAVINSLGNYHPELLEIQNMDTFTKAVAKLVSKVRTIAAFSYRKSLGLPFMYPDPNLSYCRNFLHMMFSMPNRDFEPTPQAVSALSLFLVVHADHEQNCSCSTVRMVGSTQANLFASVSSGICALWGRLHGGANAAVIEMLEQILSGRHRVKSYLDMVKRKERRLMGFGHRVYKNFDPRARVLKKAAHELVMQSGGNDPLMDIARELEETALSDDYFKSRKLYPNVDFYSGIILRALGIPVNMFPVMFAIGRMPGWIAHWREENRDPTTRIHRPRQIYIGPPRRPYVPLDQR